CACCTCGCCTGCCTGCGCCGTGCGAAGTGCGGCAGGCAGGCGAGGTGCGGGAAGACCGAGGCGTAGCATTGCTGCAGGAGAGTCCATTCCTGAAAGCCTGCCGCCTGGAGCCGACCCCCTATACGCCGATCTGGATCATGCGGCAGGCCGGGCGCTACATGCAGGAGTACCGGGAGATTCGGGGTAAGCTCTCGTTTCTGGAACTGTGTCGCCGGCCGGATCTAGCGGCCGAGGCGGCAGTCACAGCCGCTCTGCGACTGGGGGTGGATGCGGCGATCATCTTCGGGGACATCTTGGTGGTGGTGCAGCCTATGGGGGTCGGCCTGGAGTTCACGAAGGGCGATGGCCCGGTGATCCACAACCCGGTGCGATCCGGGGCTGACCTGAAGCGGCTGCAGCCGGTCGATGTGCAGGAATCGCTCTCGTTCGCCTTCGAAGCGGTGCGCCTCGCGCGGGCGGCCCTTCCGCCGACCATTCCTCTCATCGGATTCGCCGGGGCGCCGTTTACCCTGGCCTCGTACCTGATCGAGGGTCGCGGGTCACGTCAGTATCAACACACCAAGGCGCTTATGTACCGTGATCCTGGGGCCTGGCATGCCCTGATGGAGCGGCTGTCTGATGTAGTGTCCGGCTACCTGAACGGCCAGATCGCCGCCGGAGCCCAAGTGGTGCAATTGTTCGATAGCTGGGTGGGCTGCCTCAGCCCGGATGACTACTGCGAGTTTGTCTTGCCCCACACGAAGCGCGTAATCACAGCGCTCACGCCGGGCGTGCCGGTCATTCACTTCGGGACCGACACGGCCACGCTGCTCCCACTGATGCGGGATGCCGGCGGGAATGTGATCGGACTGGATTGGCGTGTAGACCTGGGTGAGGCCTGGTCGCGTCTTGGGCAGGGGGTCGGCGTGCAGGGCAACCTGGACCCGATGGTGCTCCTTGCCGAGCCTGATGAGATTCGCCGCCAGGCCGGCCGAATTCTTGAGCGCGCCGCAAAACGTCCGGGCCACATCTTCAACCTCGGTCATGGGGTGTTGCCGCAAACCCCCGTGGACCACCTGCGCGTGCTCATCGACTATGTTCACGAAGCGACGGCGAGATGACGTGGCTCCGCCGTTCGACGCCGTCCTCATGATCGCCTTTGGAGGCCCCACCAAGCCTGAAGAAATCCGCCCGTTTCTCAGCAATGTGCTTCGGGGCGTACCGGTGCCACCGGAACGTCTGGAAGCGGTCGCCCGACACTACGAACAGCTTGGCGGTCGGTCGCCGATCACTGAGCTGACCTTCCGGCAAGCGAAGAGCCTGGCAGCGCTGCTGGAGCGGGAGGGGCCGAGGCTTCCCGTCTACGTGGGGATGCGCTACTGGCACCCCATGACCAGCGAGACGGTCGAGCAGATGATCTGTGATAAGGTGAACCGCGCCGTCGGCCTCATCATGGCCGCACACGATTCCGGGGCAGCAAGTTGGGGGAAATCGGTGAAGGCGGTCACTGATGCGCTTGCAGCCGCAGGACCCAGGGCCCCGCACGTGGGCTTCGCCCAGCCCTGTTACAACCACCCGGATTTCATCGCGGCTGTGGCCGAACAGATTCGCCTGCAACTGCAAGCCATCCCGCCGGCTCTCCGTTGTAAAACACCGTTGCTCTTCACGGCCCACAGCATTCCATTCTCCATGGCCGCATCGTCGCCCTACGTTCAGCAATTACATGAATCGTGCCGGCTCGTGGCGGCAGCCTTGGGGCACCCGGACTGGTCACTCGCTTATCAAAGCCGCAGCGGCGATCCACGGCAGGAGTGGCTGACGCCTGACGTGCGCGATATCCTGCGGAGGCTCAAGGCCGAGGGGCGCCGATCGGTAGTGCTGGCCCCCATAGGATTTGTGTGCGATCACGTTGAGGTGCTGTTCGATCTGGACGTAGAAGCAAAGGCAGAGGCCGATGCGCTGGGGCTCGAACTCAAACGGGCCAGCACGGTGAACGATCATCCGCTCTACATCCGGGCGCTGGCAGACCTGGTGCGGCAGCGCGTGAACCAGGGTTAGAGGACCCTTTTCGAGGACGGATCACAGCCGCTTTGGACAGCAGGGGATGGCGATAGATCGGGGTGACGACCCGAAGCGTATCGTGGTGGTCGGGGGCGGCATCGCGGGTCTCGCCGCTGCGTACCGTCTGCACGAGAGGCGTCAAGGTGGGCTCCCTTGCCGGGCGCTGCTCTTGGAGGCGGGTCCGCGCCTTGGCGGCGTGATCGGCACGACGTATCGGGACGACTTCATCCTCGAAGCGGGGCCGGATACCTTATTCACCGACAAGCCGTGGGCAGTGGATCTGATCAAGCGCCTCGGCTTGAGCGATCGGCTCATCGGAACCAGTGGGGTCCATCGCCGGACGTTCGTTGCTCTGGGCAGTGCGCTCCATCCTCTGCCAGAAGGGTTCGCCTTGCTGGCGCCGACGCGACTGCGACCGTTTGTACGATCAGGCCTGCTCACCTGGCGCGGCAAGGCAAGAATGGCCTTGGACCTGGTCTTGCCCCGGGGGCAGTCAGGTCCCGACGAAAGTCTTGCGTCGTTCGTTCGGCGTCGTCTGGGAACGGAAGCGCTGCAGCGGCTGGCTCAACCGATGATCGGAGGTATCTACTCGGCCGATCCGGAACGGTTGAGCCTGCGGGCCACCTTCCCGCAGTTACTGCAAATGGAAGCGCAGCATCGCAGCCTCATCCTTGGCCTGCGACGGAGACGGTTGAGCGTCCCTGGCAAAGGTCAAGCCCCGGCCGACAGCGGCCCGCGGTATAGTCTGTTTGCCACGCTGGACAATGGGCTACAAACACTGGTCGATGCCCTGGTGGAGCGGCTGCCGGCAGACACGGTGCGGCTCGGCTGCCCGGTCGCTGGGATCGCACGGGAGGAGACATGCTGGGCTGTTCGGTTGAAAGATGGCACTGACCTCAAGGCCGATGGGGTCATCCTCGCCGTCCCCGCCTTCCAGGCCGCAGCACTAACTCATGATCTTGACGGCGACCTTACTCAGGAGCTGGAGGCTATCCCCTATGCCTCCTCGGTCACGATCAACCTGGCCTATCGGAGGGAAGCGATCCCCCATCCGCTCGATGGGTTTGGATTTGTTGTGCCGGCCTGCGAGGGGCGAACTATCATCGCCTGCTCCTTCAGTAGCGTGAAGTTCGCTAATCGCGCGCCAGCGGGACACGCGCTGCTGCGCGCCTTTGCAGGCGGGGCGCTGCAGCCCGAGCCATTTGAGTGGGATGACGAGCGGCTGCTGACTGCAGTTCACCGCGACCTGCAGGAACTCCTGGGGATTGACACTGCTCCGTTGTGGAGTCAGATAGCACGGCATCCCCGGTCGATGCCGCAGTACCATGTGGGACACCTGGCTCGGTTGGCAACGGTGGAACGTCAGCTTGGTCGGTGGCCGACCCTCAAGCTGGCCGGCAACGCGTACCGCGGCGTTGGCGTCCCCGACGCAATTCATAGTGGCGAAACGGCTGCTGATGCCCTGTTGGCCGAGTTGACCCCGACGCGGGGAGAAGGGTGTGCAACGGTGACGCCGACCGAGCCGGCCGGTGCTTGTGCCGAAGGAGATTCTCTCCTATAATCCTGTACCAGGAACTTGAAGATAAAGAGGCGGATCGGTCCAGCGAGTAATTCCGTCGCACGCGCGAGAAGGAGATCCCCTATGCAAGCAAGGAAGATCGTTACCCTGTGTGGACTTACGGCCGTTGTAATCTTCAGTGCGGGTTGTGCGACCACGCCGTCGAAGGTCGCCTACATTGTCTCAGAAGACCAGGGCGCAACCTCGGTCCTGGTTCAGAACGCAGATGGCAGTAAACCCGTCCGTGTCCCAGGCCTGTCCGGGGCAATCTCGGAGATTGCCATGTCACCCAGTGGCCGGCGACTGGCTTATGTAACCGGCGGGACCACCACCGGCCTCGAGCAGGTGTTCGTCGCCGATCTGGATGAAAACAATAACATCGTAGGGGCCAGGCGCAACTTCTCTGATGAACTGTCGACTGCGAGAAGCTTCTCGCCGAAGTTCCTCGACGACGATCACCTCCTCTATCTTTCGGAGAGCCAGAATGACCGAATTCTGGTCCTGGTGGATTTGCTCACCGGGGGCAAGCAGAAAATCTCCGCGATCAGCGGATCGATCGATACCGTGATCCGGTACAACATTGATGGTAAGGACGCCCTCTTCTTCGGGCTGAACAGGGAGATGCGGCGGTATGACCTCCCGACCGGGCCGCTTCGGTCGGTTGTGGCTAACACGGGGAGCGCCTCCGGGCTGGCCTACGAGAAGATGGGGATCTTTGAGAATACCCTCGTCTTTGGCACCCAGGTCACCCCTGAGGAGCGGGCCTTCTCGCACATGCGTCTGGATGGAACAGAGCTCAAGGCTGTGGCTGAGGTCCCGTCTGAACTGGTCTTTCCGATCATCAGGCTGGCGCCGGATCCGGCGTCGCGGGTGCGGCGATTCAGTCTGTTTGACTTCACATTGGTGACAAGCCTCGAAAACGGGGAAGCCCTGATCACGCTGGAAGGATATGAGGTCACCTCGCAGAAGATTACCGAGCGGCACCTCTTCTGGGTGGTACGAGATCCGCGGAGCCCGGACCTGGTCCGTGGGGTTTACGCAGCAAAGGGCCTGGAGGACCTCAGAACAGGCGCCCATGGGAGAACAGTCTACCTCGCCTCGACGAGGGACCTGCTGGTCTGGTATGATCCTACCAACAAAAAGATATGGGGTGTGCCGCTCGACCGGATCGGGACTGATCCGGTCGATCTCTCGGCCGGCGTAGCCCGGGTGGCCAATCGTCCCTTTTCGGTTTCAGCAAATAGTATCGGCGTGGTCACTGAAGAGGGGAAGCTTTATGTGCTTTCAACCAACCGCACGTCGCCGCCCCGCTTATTGGGACAGGGAATTCACGTGAGCATTACCCGCCCGTGACTCGTCTCCCCACGTGAGTCCTTTTTACTCTACGCGAGGAGAGGATGCAGGCACATGGCGCTATACATGAGGAGCACGCAATGACCTTCGACCCACGACATAACAGTCGCACCTTGCTCGATGGTCCGGACCGCGCACCGGCACGGGCGATGCTCAAGGCCATCGGTTTCAAGGATGAGGATCTGGCTCGACCGCTCGTCGGCGTTGCCCACTGCTGGATCGAGGTGATGCCCTGTAACATTAACCACCGGACGCTGGCCGAGCGGGTCAAGGAGGGGGTCCGGGCCGCTGGAGGGACGCCAATCGAGTACAACACGATTGGGATCTCCGATGGGATCTCCATGGGCACCGAAGGGATGAAGACATCTCTGGTGAGTCGGGAGGTTGTAGCCGATTCCGTCGAACTGGTGGCCAGGGGGCACCTGTTTGACGGCCTGGTCGCCATCTCCGGCTGCGATAAAACGATTCCTGGTACGGTCATGGCACTGGCGCGCCTGAATATACCAGGACTTATGCTCTATAGCGGCTCCACCGCCTTCGGCGAGTACGAGGGCCGCCATCTCACGATCCAGGATGTCTTTGAAGCGGTGGGTGCCTACAATGTCGGTAAGATGCCGTCCGAGGAGCTTCGCGTCATTGAGAACTGCGCCTGCCCCGGTGCGGGCGCCTGCGGCGGCCAGTTCACCGCCAACACCATGTCTACCGCCTTTGAGATGCTGGGTATCTCGCCGATGGGCTGGAATGGCGTTCCGGCGACGGATACCCGGAAGGAAGAGGTGGCCTTTGAGAGTGGGAAGCTGGTCATGGAGCTGCTGCGGCACGGCATCACACCCAAGCAGATCCTTACCCGCAACGCCTTTCGCAACGCGATCGCCGGTGTCATGGCCACGGGAGGATCTACGAACGCCGTGCTTCATCTGATCGCTGTCGCCAAGGTCGTCGGTGTCAAGCTGTCGTTGGACGATTTCGATCGAATCTCAAGAAAAACCCCGCTCTTGGCTGACCTGAAGCCGTGGGGACGCTTTACTGCTCCGGACATGTACATGGCGGGCGGCATGCCGGTGGTGGCTAAACGCCTGCTTGATGCCGGCCTCCTGTATGCCGACGAGCTGACGGTCACCGGTAAGACGATCGGCGAGGAAGCACTAGGCGCCCGAGAGACTCCGCTGCAGGAAGTGATCATGCCGTTGAATCGGCCACTGAAGCCGACCGGGGGTATGGTGATCCTCAAGGGCAATCTTGCGCCGGAGGGGTGTGTGGCGAAGGTTGCCGGTCACGAGCGGATGATCCATCGTGGCCCAGCGCGGGTCTTTAACCGGGAAGAGGATGCCTTTACCGCCGTCAAGGCCGGGAAGATCAAGGCCGGCGACGTGATTGTGATTCGCTACGAGGGGCCCAAAGGCGGGCCCGGGATGCGCGAGATGCTTGGCGTCACCGGGGCTCTCGGTGGCGCGGGACTCCTGGACTCCGTGGCGCTGATGACCGACGGGCGCTTTTCGGGCGCGACGCATGGCCTGATGGTTGGCCACGTTGCCCCGGAAGCGGCGGCAGGTGGACCGATCGCGGCGCTGCGCAACGGTGACATCGTCGTCTTGGATATCAAGAAGCGGCGTCTCGACGCGGAGCTGTCAGCCGCCGAGTTCAAGCGGCGACTCCGAACATGGAAGCCGCCTGCCCCCCGGTACAAGAGCGGTGTCATGGCCAAGTATGCCCGCGTCGTCTCGTCGGCATCGGAGGGCGCGGTCACCGACTGATACGGAGTAGGCGTTCAGCCGACTACGGAGAGACAAAGATGGAATGGCTGTGGGATCTTTTTCATAGCGTGTACGATGTGGAGGCCCTGGTCCGAGTCGGCGGCCTCACAGCCCTGGTTGCCATCATCTTCGTGGAGACTGGTCTCCTTGTCGGCTTCTTCCTTCCAGGGGATTCCCTCCTTGTCACGGCAGGGCTGTTCGCCGCCGGCGGGCACCTGGACTTGTGGAGCCTCTTTCTTTTCGTCAGCCTGGCCGCGATTGTCGGCGATACCATCGGCTACACTATCGGGGCAAGTGCCGGATCAAAAATTTTTACCCGCGAAAATTCGCTGTTTTTCCACAAGAAACACCTCATCACGACCAAAGAGTTTTACGATCGGTACGGCGGGATTACGATCATCCTTGCCCGGTTCATGCCGATCCTCCGTACCTTTGCTCCCCTCGTGGCGGGTGTGGGCAGTATGCAGTATGGGCGATTTGTCTTCTATAACGTGATGGGAGGGATCGGCTGGGTCGTGAGCATGACGTCTATCGGCTACATCCTTGGGAGAACCATTCCGGATATCGACAGGTATATCCAGGCCGTTATTGCCCTCGTCATTGGACTTTCGCTGCTGCCAGGAATCGTCACATTTGTGCGAAGCCGACGGCTGAATGCTGGTCACTAAACGCTAATTACTGAACTTTCCTGCATTTTTCTTCAATTTGACTCCACCTTGTTGACTCGGTTTGGCTGCCGTTTTTTTAGGCTTGCCTCCCTCCAAGCGGCGGGTTATCTTTGTTATGCGCCCGGCGAGTCCGCCGGTTGCTGAAGTTACCTTGACATTAGCGAATCGAGGTTCTCCAGTAAGGGGCTTCAACTGGTTCCTCCTCCACGCGAACGCATCTTCACGAACGATCATCCGAGACGAAACCGATAGCGATACGCTTTGCACCAGTGACGGCGCCTCAACATCACAATCGCACGATCACACGCCCCATCATGGTAAAGCTGAGCCTGCCCTTTTCAGGTTGTATCGACGGTGATTGATAGCAATGGATCTATATCTTAGCGAGAATGCCTTTGTCGGGCTGTTGGTCTCGACTATTGAAGTCTACCGTAAGGAGTGCTTTGGGGTTCTGCTTGGCCAGAGTATGTCCGAACGAATCCTTGTCGATTTCGTCGTTCCGTACCAGACGGCGAACCGGAAGTTTCGCGAGGTGCACGTTGACCTGATGCGGAGTCAGCGGGTCGAGGAGGCTGTCAGGAGTACGTCACGCTGGGAGTGCGTGGGTGACTATCACTCGCACCCGATGTACGGTACCGTCCGGGCGACCACGACGCTGAGCGCGGTCGATCGGAAGTTCTTCAAGGATGGAAATGTCGCCATAGTGGTGGCCATCAACGATTCGGTGAGGCAGCAGCGATGGAACTACGTACAGGGCGGCGGCGTGTCCGGCAGCATTAACGGGTACAATATCCGGATCGCCGGATACCACAAGTCAAACGGGACCATCGAGCGAGCGCCGATCCACTGCCCGTATGCCATCGGCTTTCAAGCGAAGGAGTTGAACTACAAGGAGTGAGTCGTCGCCATGGCCGCGCGTTCCCACGCACAGCTCAAGCGGCTCCTGGATGAGCTGTATCACCGCTACAGTCGGCCCGTCTTTCTCTCGACCAGCGCCCTCAGCATTCCCCACCAGTACGGCAGCCCAGAAGACCGTGAGATCGCTGCCTTCGTGGCTGCTTCACTTGCCTACGGGAACGTCAAGCAGATTCACCGCAGCGCCAACGCCGCACTCGAGGCGATGGGCAAGAGTCCAGCCAGGTTCATCCGGCGGTTCGATCCCACCCGCGATGCCGCTCGGTTCCAGCAGTTCGTTCATCGCTTCAACTCAGGTCTCGATCTGGCGCTCCTATGCCATCTGCTCCATCAGGCCATCGCGGCGGAGGGATCGCTTCAGGCCTTCTTTCTCAAGGGATACGACCCCATTCACGAAGATATTGAGCCCGCCCTGACCAGCTTTGCCTGCCGCATGCTGTTGCTTGACGTCGCGCCATTCTACCGCTCTGGCACGCTTCCGGCAAAGGCCGGTGTTCGCTTCTTTTTTCCCTCGCCGGCTCAGGGATCAGCCTGCAAGCGCCTTAATCTGTTCCTGCGTTGGATGGTGCGTCGCAATGATGCGATCGATTTCGGCATCTGGGCAGAGGTGTCGTCAGCGAAGCTGATCGTACCGCTCGACACCCATGTCGCCCGGATCGCGCGGCAGCTCGGCCTGACCAGGATCAAGCAGCCCAACTGGCGAATGGCCAAAGAGGTGACAAGGCGACTCCGCGCGTTCGATCCTGATGATCCCGTAAAGTACGATTTTGCCCTTTGCCGCCTCGGTGTCCTGAAGCAGCCGATCCCTAGCCCAGAATGATAAAAACTCCACGCTCCCGGACCAGCAGCGGGTAGCCTGCGGTTTAGCACAATGCGATTATATTGACCAGTGTTTGCCGAGAAGGGCTTGTTGCGCGAATCCTTGACAAGTCCTTAGAAAGACAAGAGAATCATGTGGAATCTTGGATGTATCACGAGCGAAACAGATGGCACGTGGAGGTCGAGCATGAAAACTGCCAAAGACGAAGTGCGCGAGCTGCTTGAGGGCCTGCCGGATGACGCCTCTCTGGAGGACATTCAGTATCACATCTACGTGCAACAGAAAGACGCCATGCGGGAAGGCCGAGCGCTGACACACCAGGAAGTGGTCCGTCGGATGTCTCGGTGGCTCGAGAAGTAGTCTGGACGGAACCCGCCTGGGAAGATCTCGAGACAGCCGCGCAGTACATCGCTCGCGACTCGGAGCCCTGCGCTGCGGTGTGCGAGACGGGGTGAGCAATGAGCGCGAGAGCCAAGGTTTATCTGGAGACCACCGTCGTAAGCTACCTCACTGCACGGCAGGCCCGCGATTCGATCGTGGTTGCACACCAGGCCGTGACGCACCGGTGGTGGAGGCGTCGCAAGCGATTTGATCTCTATTGCTCACAAATTGTTGTAAGGGAAGCGGCTGAGGGTGATGCCCACGCGGCCCAACGCCGAATTGCGGTGCTCAAGGGAGTGCCAGCTTTAGAGATCAACGACGCCGTCAAAGTGCTTGCGGCCGCGGTTGCGGAGGCAGCAGTCCTCCCGAAGAAGACCACAGAGGACGCGCTCCACATCGCGCTGGCAACGGTTCACGGTATGGACTACCTACTCACATGGAACTGCAAGCACATCGCGAATGCGGAGATTCGCAACGTGGTGGCCGCTGTTGCCTACGATCATGGGTACGGCGTCCCGGTCATCTGTACACCAGAAGAGCTTATGGGAGAGTAACCGATGTGGAAAGATCCGATCGTCGAAGAAGTGCGGCGTGTGCGCGAACGCCATGCGGCCAAGTACCACTACAACCTCGACGCCATCTGTCAGGCCCTCAAGGAGGAAGAGCGGCGCAGCAGGCGTAAGCTCGTTTCGCTGCCGTCGAAAAAGCCGCAGCCGTGGGCGAAGGCCGGCTGAACGGCGGCGGAGTACACCGAACTGGGCGATCCAGGCGACGTTGTAATGAAAAGGCTAAGGAGCCGTGAGGATACGGTATTATATTGATCTCGAAACAGAGTCGCCCCATATTTATAGCCATGACGTCTCGGAAGTGGAGGTAGAGCAGGCACTCCAACGAG
The Candidatus Methylomirabilis sp. DNA segment above includes these coding regions:
- a CDS encoding TIGR02757 family protein; its protein translation is MAARSHAQLKRLLDELYHRYSRPVFLSTSALSIPHQYGSPEDREIAAFVAASLAYGNVKQIHRSANAALEAMGKSPARFIRRFDPTRDAARFQQFVHRFNSGLDLALLCHLLHQAIAAEGSLQAFFLKGYDPIHEDIEPALTSFACRMLLLDVAPFYRSGTLPAKAGVRFFFPSPAQGSACKRLNLFLRWMVRRNDAIDFGIWAEVSSAKLIVPLDTHVARIARQLGLTRIKQPNWRMAKEVTRRLRAFDPDDPVKYDFALCRLGVLKQPIPSPE
- the hemE gene encoding uroporphyrinogen decarboxylase, yielding MNQIVASPMGSLSNLSVVSFESRLAGAMADLISRQGGTPISAPAVREIPLAKNPEALEFARELLAGRIDLVVLLTGVGIRALLAAIEGTYPRAEFLAALSRIPTIVRGLKPQAVLRELGVPITLAVPDPNTWREILSAIDDAAIPLQGRRVAVQEYGRSNPELVAGLMARGASVMQVSVYRWALPEDCGPLRRAIKTIIEREVDLVLFTTAVQVNHLLQVAAEEGMEESLRAGLRDTVVASIGPTCSRALREHGLVVDLEPEHPKMGYLVLTAARHAHVLRRIKRARAMQGAPRLPAPCEVRQAGEVREDRGVALLQESPFLKACRLEPTPYTPIWIMRQAGRYMQEYREIRGKLSFLELCRRPDLAAEAAVTAALRLGVDAAIIFGDILVVVQPMGVGLEFTKGDGPVIHNPVRSGADLKRLQPVDVQESLSFAFEAVRLARAALPPTIPLIGFAGAPFTLASYLIEGRGSRQYQHTKALMYRDPGAWHALMERLSDVVSGYLNGQIAAGAQVVQLFDSWVGCLSPDDYCEFVLPHTKRVITALTPGVPVIHFGTDTATLLPLMRDAGGNVIGLDWRVDLGEAWSRLGQGVGVQGNLDPMVLLAEPDEIRRQAGRILERAAKRPGHIFNLGHGVLPQTPVDHLRVLIDYVHEATAR
- the ilvD gene encoding dihydroxy-acid dehydratase; translation: MTFDPRHNSRTLLDGPDRAPARAMLKAIGFKDEDLARPLVGVAHCWIEVMPCNINHRTLAERVKEGVRAAGGTPIEYNTIGISDGISMGTEGMKTSLVSREVVADSVELVARGHLFDGLVAISGCDKTIPGTVMALARLNIPGLMLYSGSTAFGEYEGRHLTIQDVFEAVGAYNVGKMPSEELRVIENCACPGAGACGGQFTANTMSTAFEMLGISPMGWNGVPATDTRKEEVAFESGKLVMELLRHGITPKQILTRNAFRNAIAGVMATGGSTNAVLHLIAVAKVVGVKLSLDDFDRISRKTPLLADLKPWGRFTAPDMYMAGGMPVVAKRLLDAGLLYADELTVTGKTIGEEALGARETPLQEVIMPLNRPLKPTGGMVILKGNLAPEGCVAKVAGHERMIHRGPARVFNREEDAFTAVKAGKIKAGDVIVIRYEGPKGGPGMREMLGVTGALGGAGLLDSVALMTDGRFSGATHGLMVGHVAPEAAAGGPIAALRNGDIVVLDIKKRRLDAELSAAEFKRRLRTWKPPAPRYKSGVMAKYARVVSSASEGAVTD
- a CDS encoding VTT domain-containing protein, with protein sequence MEWLWDLFHSVYDVEALVRVGGLTALVAIIFVETGLLVGFFLPGDSLLVTAGLFAAGGHLDLWSLFLFVSLAAIVGDTIGYTIGASAGSKIFTRENSLFFHKKHLITTKEFYDRYGGITIILARFMPILRTFAPLVAGVGSMQYGRFVFYNVMGGIGWVVSMTSIGYILGRTIPDIDRYIQAVIALVIGLSLLPGIVTFVRSRRLNAGH
- the hemG gene encoding protoporphyrinogen oxidase; its protein translation is MAIDRGDDPKRIVVVGGGIAGLAAAYRLHERRQGGLPCRALLLEAGPRLGGVIGTTYRDDFILEAGPDTLFTDKPWAVDLIKRLGLSDRLIGTSGVHRRTFVALGSALHPLPEGFALLAPTRLRPFVRSGLLTWRGKARMALDLVLPRGQSGPDESLASFVRRRLGTEALQRLAQPMIGGIYSADPERLSLRATFPQLLQMEAQHRSLILGLRRRRLSVPGKGQAPADSGPRYSLFATLDNGLQTLVDALVERLPADTVRLGCPVAGIAREETCWAVRLKDGTDLKADGVILAVPAFQAAALTHDLDGDLTQELEAIPYASSVTINLAYRREAIPHPLDGFGFVVPACEGRTIIACSFSSVKFANRAPAGHALLRAFAGGALQPEPFEWDDERLLTAVHRDLQELLGIDTAPLWSQIARHPRSMPQYHVGHLARLATVERQLGRWPTLKLAGNAYRGVGVPDAIHSGETAADALLAELTPTRGEGCATVTPTEPAGACAEGDSLL
- a CDS encoding Mov34/MPN/PAD-1 family protein — its product is MDLYLSENAFVGLLVSTIEVYRKECFGVLLGQSMSERILVDFVVPYQTANRKFREVHVDLMRSQRVEEAVRSTSRWECVGDYHSHPMYGTVRATTTLSAVDRKFFKDGNVAIVVAINDSVRQQRWNYVQGGGVSGSINGYNIRIAGYHKSNGTIERAPIHCPYAIGFQAKELNYKE
- the hemH gene encoding ferrochelatase gives rise to the protein MAPPFDAVLMIAFGGPTKPEEIRPFLSNVLRGVPVPPERLEAVARHYEQLGGRSPITELTFRQAKSLAALLEREGPRLPVYVGMRYWHPMTSETVEQMICDKVNRAVGLIMAAHDSGAASWGKSVKAVTDALAAAGPRAPHVGFAQPCYNHPDFIAAVAEQIRLQLQAIPPALRCKTPLLFTAHSIPFSMAASSPYVQQLHESCRLVAAALGHPDWSLAYQSRSGDPRQEWLTPDVRDILRRLKAEGRRSVVLAPIGFVCDHVEVLFDLDVEAKAEADALGLELKRASTVNDHPLYIRALADLVRQRVNQG
- a CDS encoding type II toxin-antitoxin system VapC family toxin, translating into MSARAKVYLETTVVSYLTARQARDSIVVAHQAVTHRWWRRRKRFDLYCSQIVVREAAEGDAHAAQRRIAVLKGVPALEINDAVKVLAAAVAEAAVLPKKTTEDALHIALATVHGMDYLLTWNCKHIANAEIRNVVAAVAYDHGYGVPVICTPEELMGE